The following proteins are encoded in a genomic region of Streptomyces lunaelactis:
- a CDS encoding right-handed parallel beta-helix repeat-containing protein: MGIKRRHWALAAASLALALLAASGCESTPGARAKPTAAPSTPVTRVCAKPAAGPAKAPAGAVTVDPAVVGDLAAKTKSSPPNTTFWLRPGKHRLGPDRYAQVIPKEGNSYLGAPGAVLDGRKTNQYAFGGTARNVTIRHLTVQGFVAPHDEGVVNHDSADGWVIEHATIQNNSGAGLMAGARQRVSASCLRGNGQYGMNAYKATGRISGLVVEGNEIVGNNRDDWERRRPGCGCTGGVKFWAVNGADVRGNWVHDNRGAGLWADTNNNDFRIEDNVLEANDGAALIYETSYNAVIRKNTIRRNNWVEGRRYADRGDNFPFATIYLSESGGEPRIRARTDKIEIYRNVLENNWSGITLWENADRFCNSPANTSSGNCTLLVKNTDSCAQPAIATAPLYGDCRWKTQRVDIHGNRFVLDTSVVDCTAKCDRMAVLANYGTYPDWSPYQGERVAEAITRKQHNRWHDNVYLGPWKFVAHDPSRILDSGQWQGTPYQQDAGSTFRARDGG; this comes from the coding sequence GTGGGGATCAAGAGGCGGCACTGGGCATTGGCGGCGGCATCGCTGGCGCTGGCCCTGCTGGCGGCGAGCGGCTGTGAGAGCACGCCGGGCGCCCGGGCGAAGCCGACCGCTGCGCCGTCCACGCCCGTGACCCGGGTGTGCGCCAAGCCCGCGGCCGGGCCGGCGAAGGCGCCGGCAGGCGCGGTGACGGTCGACCCCGCGGTGGTCGGTGACCTGGCTGCGAAGACCAAGAGCAGCCCCCCGAACACCACGTTCTGGCTTCGACCGGGCAAGCACAGGCTCGGGCCGGACCGCTACGCCCAGGTCATCCCCAAGGAGGGGAACAGCTACCTCGGCGCGCCAGGCGCGGTGCTCGACGGCCGGAAGACCAACCAATACGCGTTCGGCGGCACCGCCCGCAACGTCACCATCCGCCACCTGACCGTGCAAGGTTTCGTCGCGCCGCATGACGAGGGCGTGGTCAACCATGACTCGGCCGACGGGTGGGTGATCGAGCACGCGACGATCCAGAACAACTCCGGCGCCGGGCTGATGGCCGGTGCCCGCCAGCGGGTCAGCGCCAGCTGCCTGCGCGGCAACGGTCAGTACGGCATGAACGCTTACAAGGCCACCGGCCGTATCAGCGGCCTGGTGGTCGAGGGCAACGAAATCGTGGGCAACAACAGGGACGACTGGGAGCGGCGGCGGCCGGGCTGCGGCTGCACCGGAGGCGTCAAGTTCTGGGCCGTCAACGGCGCCGACGTACGCGGCAACTGGGTGCACGACAACCGCGGAGCCGGGTTATGGGCGGACACCAACAACAACGACTTCCGCATCGAGGACAACGTGCTCGAGGCCAACGACGGTGCCGCGCTGATCTACGAGACCAGCTACAACGCGGTCATCCGGAAGAACACGATCCGGCGGAACAACTGGGTCGAGGGCCGCAGGTACGCCGACCGCGGCGACAACTTCCCGTTCGCGACCATCTACCTGTCCGAGTCCGGCGGCGAACCACGCATCCGGGCCCGCACCGACAAGATCGAGATCTACCGGAACGTGCTGGAGAACAACTGGTCCGGGATCACCCTCTGGGAAAACGCCGACCGGTTCTGCAACAGCCCGGCCAACACCTCGTCCGGTAACTGCACGTTGCTGGTGAAGAACACCGACAGCTGCGCACAGCCGGCGATCGCCACCGCACCGCTCTACGGCGACTGCCGGTGGAAGACGCAGCGGGTGGACATCCACGGCAACCGCTTCGTGCTGGACACGTCCGTCGTCGACTGCACGGCGAAGTGCGACCGAATGGCGGTGCTGGCCAACTACGGCACCTATCCGGACTGGTCGCCGTACCAGGGCGAGCGGGTGGCCGAGGCGATCACCCGCAAGCAGCACAACCGCTGGCACGACAACGTCTACCTCGGCCCATGGAAATTCGTCGCCCACGACCCGAGCCGGATACTCGACTCCGGGCAGTGGCAGGGCACGCCGTACCAGCAGGACGCGGGCAGCACCTTCCGCGCACGGGACGGTGGTTGA
- a CDS encoding class I SAM-dependent methyltransferase, which translates to MTRCRLCGSATLASVVDLGATPPCESFLAADQLDTPEPAYPLHLRVCTDCWLAQIPPLITPEETFKEYAYFSSYSTSWVEHARRFVADAVQRVGLGPDAFVVEVASNDGYLLKHVVDRDIRCLGIEPSVNVGAAARDAGVPTLTEFLDPATGSAVRAKHGPADLVVANNVYAHIPDVVGFTRGLRALVADDGWVSIEVQHLLTLIEENQYDTIYHEHFQYYTVASAIRALASGGLALVDVELLPTHGGSIRLWARPADVAGEPTQQVADVLDREKAAGLQELSGYTEFSARVAKVRRDLLRFLIEAAERGETVVGYGAPGKGNTLLNHCGIRPDLLPYTVDRNPYKHGRFTPGTRIPILPPEQIAADRPDYVLVLPWNLRDELVEQLSFVHAWGGRLVFPIPELSIVEVKP; encoded by the coding sequence ATGACACGATGCCGACTCTGCGGCTCGGCGACGCTGGCGAGCGTCGTCGATCTGGGGGCGACCCCGCCGTGTGAGAGTTTTCTCGCCGCGGACCAACTGGACACGCCAGAGCCTGCGTACCCGCTGCACCTGCGGGTCTGCACCGACTGCTGGCTCGCGCAGATCCCGCCGCTGATCACGCCGGAGGAGACGTTCAAGGAGTACGCGTACTTCTCCTCCTACTCGACCTCCTGGGTGGAGCACGCGCGCAGGTTCGTCGCCGACGCCGTACAGCGGGTGGGTCTCGGCCCCGACGCCTTCGTGGTCGAGGTGGCGAGCAACGACGGATATCTACTGAAGCACGTGGTGGACCGGGACATCCGCTGCCTCGGCATCGAGCCGTCGGTGAACGTCGGCGCTGCGGCGCGGGACGCGGGAGTGCCCACGCTCACGGAGTTCCTGGACCCTGCCACCGGCTCGGCCGTCCGCGCCAAGCACGGCCCGGCGGACCTGGTCGTGGCCAACAATGTGTACGCGCACATCCCCGACGTGGTCGGATTCACCCGGGGGCTGCGCGCCCTGGTCGCCGATGACGGCTGGGTCTCCATCGAGGTGCAGCACCTGCTGACCCTGATCGAGGAGAACCAGTACGACACGATCTACCACGAGCACTTCCAGTACTACACGGTCGCGTCCGCGATCCGGGCGCTGGCGAGCGGCGGACTCGCGCTCGTGGACGTCGAGTTGCTGCCCACGCACGGCGGCTCCATCCGGCTGTGGGCCCGGCCGGCCGACGTGGCCGGCGAGCCGACCCAGCAGGTGGCCGACGTGCTGGACCGGGAGAAGGCCGCCGGGCTGCAGGAGCTCTCCGGATACACCGAGTTCTCCGCTCGGGTGGCCAAGGTGCGCCGGGACCTCCTGCGGTTCCTCATCGAGGCGGCCGAGCGCGGCGAGACGGTCGTCGGCTACGGCGCCCCGGGCAAGGGCAACACCCTGCTCAACCACTGCGGCATCCGGCCCGACCTGCTCCCGTACACGGTCGACCGCAACCCCTACAAGCACGGCAGGTTCACCCCGGGCACCCGCATCCCGATCCTGCCGCCCGAGCAGATAGCCGCCGACAGACCGGACTACGTCCTCGTTCTCCCGTGGAACCTGCGGGACGAGCTGGTCGAGCAACTGTCCTTCGTGCACGCCTGGGGCGGCCGGCTGGTCTTTCCCATCCCGGAACTGAGCATTGTCGAGGTCAAGCCATGA
- a CDS encoding glucose-1-phosphate cytidylyltransferase yields MKVVLFCGGYGLRMRSGAADDMPKPMAMVGPRPLIWHVMRYYAYFGHTEFILCLGYGAHHIKNFFLNYEETTSNDFVLRGGQTELLSTDIASWTITFVQTGIESPIGERLRRVRHHLDGDEMFLANYADVLTDAPLPEMIDRFARRDAGASMMVVPPQSSFHCVDLGEDGLVGGITAVSDMPLWENGGYFVLRQEVFDHIPENGDLVADGCAQLAKCGRLVAHQHRGFWKPTDTVKERAALDDAYARGDRPWAVWERDGAGASATGSRDGAGARTA; encoded by the coding sequence ATGAAGGTCGTTCTGTTCTGCGGCGGTTATGGGCTGCGTATGCGCAGTGGAGCCGCCGACGACATGCCCAAGCCGATGGCGATGGTCGGCCCGCGGCCGCTGATCTGGCACGTCATGCGCTACTACGCGTACTTCGGGCACACGGAGTTCATCCTGTGTCTCGGGTACGGGGCTCACCACATCAAGAACTTCTTCCTCAACTACGAGGAGACGACGTCCAACGACTTCGTGCTGCGGGGCGGGCAGACCGAGCTGCTGTCCACCGACATCGCCTCCTGGACGATCACGTTCGTGCAGACCGGCATCGAGTCACCGATCGGGGAGCGGCTGCGCCGGGTGCGGCACCACCTGGACGGCGACGAGATGTTCCTCGCCAACTACGCCGACGTGCTCACCGACGCCCCGCTGCCGGAGATGATCGACCGGTTCGCCCGGCGCGACGCCGGTGCGTCGATGATGGTGGTGCCGCCGCAGTCCTCGTTCCACTGTGTGGACCTGGGCGAGGACGGCCTGGTAGGAGGCATCACCGCGGTGAGCGACATGCCTCTGTGGGAGAACGGCGGCTACTTCGTGCTCCGCCAGGAGGTCTTCGACCACATACCGGAGAACGGGGACCTGGTCGCCGACGGATGTGCCCAACTGGCCAAGTGCGGACGGTTGGTGGCGCATCAGCACCGTGGCTTCTGGAAGCCGACCGACACCGTGAAGGAGCGGGCAGCGCTCGACGACGCGTACGCCCGGGGCGACCGCCCGTGGGCCGTGTGGGAACGGGACGGCGCGGGGGCGAGCGCGACCGGCAGCAGGGACGGCGCCGGGGCGAGGACCGCGTGA
- a CDS encoding glycosyltransferase yields the protein MHILVVHNHYASAQPSGENKVVDQEVELLRTAGHRVEVFERRSDDIAARSLLAKAAVPLLVPWNPAVRAELATRLRTERPDVVHVHNVFPLLSPAVLAASADAGVPAVATLHNYTQVCPPGTLQRDGRPCTECVGAAPLPAVRHGCYRNSRLATVPLAVSLSVNRRRWWSGVDRFFCISAAQRDVLVQAGMPPERLAVKHNFVPDPGARRTSAGDHLLYLGRLAEAKGVRLLMAAWDEIAANGGVGVPLVVAGAGPLEREVTAWAAGRDDVRYVGLYDTAECQKAIARSVAVVAPSTWLEAFGLVVVEAMAAGVPAVAAGHGAFVELVEDGVTGLLHRPGESASLASCIRRIAAEPDRNREMGQAARRRYEQGFSPAVGLERLVEGYRTAIAGRSGGGDSAPPVGNGNAGSRRGTRASRDGGST from the coding sequence ATGCACATCCTCGTGGTGCACAACCACTACGCCTCGGCGCAGCCGAGCGGGGAGAACAAGGTCGTCGACCAGGAGGTGGAGCTGCTGCGCACGGCCGGCCACCGGGTCGAGGTGTTCGAACGGCGCAGCGACGACATCGCCGCCCGGTCCCTGCTTGCCAAAGCCGCGGTGCCGCTGCTTGTGCCGTGGAACCCTGCGGTCCGCGCGGAACTCGCCACCCGGCTTCGCACCGAGCGGCCGGACGTGGTGCACGTCCACAACGTCTTCCCGCTCCTGTCGCCCGCGGTGCTTGCCGCCTCCGCCGACGCCGGCGTGCCCGCCGTGGCCACGCTGCACAACTACACCCAGGTCTGCCCGCCCGGCACGCTGCAGCGGGACGGCCGACCGTGCACCGAGTGCGTCGGGGCGGCGCCGCTGCCCGCCGTCCGGCACGGCTGCTACCGGAACTCCCGGCTTGCGACGGTGCCGCTCGCGGTCAGCCTGTCGGTCAACCGGCGGCGGTGGTGGTCCGGCGTGGACCGTTTCTTCTGCATCTCCGCGGCGCAGCGCGACGTCCTGGTGCAGGCGGGCATGCCACCCGAGCGGCTGGCGGTGAAGCACAACTTCGTGCCCGACCCGGGCGCCCGCCGAACGAGCGCCGGCGACCATCTGCTCTATCTCGGCCGGCTCGCGGAGGCCAAGGGCGTGAGGCTGCTCATGGCCGCGTGGGACGAGATCGCCGCGAACGGCGGTGTGGGCGTGCCGCTCGTGGTCGCCGGCGCGGGGCCGCTGGAGCGAGAGGTGACCGCCTGGGCGGCGGGCCGGGACGACGTGCGGTACGTCGGCCTGTACGACACGGCGGAGTGCCAGAAGGCCATCGCGCGGTCGGTGGCCGTGGTGGCTCCCTCAACGTGGCTGGAGGCGTTCGGCCTGGTGGTCGTGGAGGCGATGGCGGCGGGGGTCCCGGCCGTCGCCGCCGGTCACGGCGCCTTCGTCGAACTCGTCGAGGACGGGGTGACCGGGCTGCTGCACCGGCCGGGCGAGTCAGCCTCGCTCGCGTCCTGCATACGCCGGATCGCGGCGGAGCCGGACCGCAACCGGGAGATGGGCCAGGCGGCCCGGCGCCGTTACGAGCAGGGGTTCAGCCCGGCCGTCGGCCTTGAGCGCCTGGTGGAGGGGTACCGCACCGCGATCGCGGGTCGGTCCGGCGGCGGGGACAGCGCGCCGCCGGTAGGGAACGGAAACGCTGGCTCGCGGCGGGGCACCCGCGCGAGCAGGGATGGGGGCAGTACATGA
- a CDS encoding bi-domain-containing oxidoreductase, whose amino-acid sequence MKQVVQNYKSGELAVLDVPVPGCKPGGVLVRTAYSLISTGTELMKVSEAGMSMLGKARSRPDQVAKVMQSVATNGVPATYRKVMGKLDSYTPLGYSLCGVVEQVGTGIDDVAVGDLVACAGNEHALHAELNWVPKNLYARVPDGLAPRHAAFGTVGSIALQGVRRGEPQLGEVALVIGLGLIGQLVVQLLAASGVRVVGVDPDPVRCELAERLGAAACGDPASAAVEAAVAELTGGHGVDQVYLAAGGGSNQPVELAARLCRDRGRVVDIGKCRLDLPWNAYYEKELDVRFSRSYGPGRYDPEYELEGRDYPIGYVRWTERRNLACFLDLLARGRVDVEPLVSHIADFDDAVETYQRLKDGDLKAVAVLFRYPEQKEEAEAPAVAVPAVRRSGGASTPARAAKAPVRLAFAGAGNYATSMLLPHLTQRDGVELSTVVTTTALSAANAKRKFGFAEATTDLDAVLGDPSIDAVFVVTRHSSHAELTRRALLAGKAVFVEKPLALTEDELAGVLAAVEESGNDRLQVGFNRRFAPLLQEARKRFGTRTGPASLRYLVNAGRLQHGSWYLQRGTEGSRFAGEGGHFIDTASWLLEADPVSVYAVATSGNEDLQVVLRYPDGSTATISYVTTGAAGFPKETLDLVADGKVLRLDDFVRASVFFNGTVGRKRWVSSRLPKARDKGQSAELAAFIKAVRTGGPMPVPLESLVATTAATLAVQAGLAGGAPVTLARAR is encoded by the coding sequence GTGAAACAGGTTGTTCAGAACTACAAGAGCGGCGAGCTGGCGGTGCTCGACGTGCCGGTGCCGGGGTGCAAGCCGGGCGGTGTGCTGGTCCGCACCGCCTACTCGCTGATATCCACCGGGACCGAGCTCATGAAGGTGTCCGAGGCCGGCATGTCGATGCTGGGCAAGGCCCGCTCCCGTCCGGATCAGGTGGCCAAGGTCATGCAGAGTGTGGCCACCAACGGTGTGCCCGCCACCTACCGCAAGGTGATGGGCAAGCTGGACTCCTACACGCCGCTGGGCTACTCGCTGTGCGGGGTGGTCGAGCAGGTCGGCACCGGGATCGACGATGTGGCGGTCGGTGACCTCGTGGCCTGCGCCGGCAACGAGCACGCGTTGCATGCCGAGCTGAACTGGGTACCGAAGAACCTCTACGCCCGGGTGCCGGACGGACTCGCGCCGCGGCATGCGGCCTTCGGCACCGTCGGGTCGATCGCGTTGCAGGGCGTCCGCCGGGGCGAGCCACAGCTCGGCGAGGTGGCGCTGGTCATCGGCCTCGGGCTGATCGGACAGCTGGTGGTGCAGCTCCTTGCCGCCTCGGGAGTCCGCGTCGTCGGGGTCGACCCGGACCCGGTGCGCTGCGAGTTGGCCGAGCGCCTGGGCGCCGCGGCCTGCGGCGATCCCGCGTCCGCAGCCGTCGAAGCTGCCGTCGCCGAGCTCACCGGCGGTCACGGCGTGGACCAGGTGTACCTGGCCGCCGGCGGTGGCAGCAACCAGCCCGTCGAGCTGGCCGCCCGGCTCTGCCGGGACCGCGGCCGGGTCGTCGACATCGGCAAGTGCCGCCTGGACCTGCCGTGGAACGCGTACTACGAGAAGGAGCTCGACGTCCGGTTCTCCCGCTCGTACGGCCCCGGGCGCTACGACCCGGAGTACGAGCTCGAGGGGCGGGACTACCCGATCGGCTACGTGCGCTGGACCGAGCGCCGCAACCTGGCGTGCTTCCTCGATCTCCTCGCCCGCGGCCGCGTCGACGTGGAGCCCCTGGTCTCCCACATCGCCGACTTCGATGACGCCGTCGAGACGTACCAGCGCCTGAAGGACGGCGACCTGAAGGCCGTGGCTGTGCTGTTCCGGTACCCCGAACAGAAGGAGGAAGCGGAGGCCCCGGCGGTGGCCGTGCCCGCGGTGCGACGCAGCGGCGGAGCGTCCACCCCGGCCCGGGCCGCCAAGGCGCCGGTTCGGCTGGCGTTCGCCGGCGCGGGAAACTACGCGACGTCGATGCTGCTGCCGCACCTGACACAGCGCGACGGCGTCGAGTTGTCCACGGTCGTCACCACGACGGCGCTGTCCGCGGCCAACGCGAAGCGGAAGTTCGGCTTCGCCGAGGCGACCACCGATCTCGACGCCGTGCTCGGCGACCCGTCCATCGACGCGGTGTTCGTGGTCACCCGGCACAGCTCGCACGCCGAACTGACCCGAAGGGCGCTGCTTGCCGGCAAGGCGGTGTTCGTGGAGAAGCCGTTGGCGCTCACCGAGGACGAGCTGGCCGGTGTGCTCGCGGCGGTGGAGGAGTCCGGCAACGACCGGCTGCAGGTGGGCTTCAACCGCCGGTTCGCGCCGCTGCTGCAGGAGGCCAGGAAGCGGTTCGGCACCCGGACCGGTCCGGCGAGCCTCCGCTACCTGGTCAACGCGGGCCGGCTGCAGCACGGCAGCTGGTATCTCCAACGGGGCACCGAGGGCTCGCGGTTCGCCGGCGAGGGCGGACACTTCATCGATACGGCGAGCTGGCTGCTCGAGGCCGACCCGGTATCGGTGTACGCGGTCGCCACGTCCGGCAACGAGGACCTGCAGGTCGTGCTGCGCTACCCGGACGGATCCACCGCCACCATCAGCTACGTCACCACCGGCGCGGCCGGCTTCCCCAAGGAGACGCTGGACCTTGTCGCGGACGGCAAGGTGCTGCGGCTCGACGACTTCGTCCGTGCCTCGGTGTTCTTCAATGGCACAGTCGGCCGCAAGCGGTGGGTCAGTTCGCGGCTTCCCAAGGCGCGGGACAAGGGCCAGTCCGCCGAGCTGGCCGCGTTCATCAAGGCCGTGCGGACCGGCGGGCCGATGCCGGTGCCGCTGGAGTCGCTGGTCGCCACCACGGCGGCCACCCTCGCCGTGCAGGCCGGCCTGGCGGGCGGAGCGCCGGTGACGTTGGCGAGGGCGCGATGA
- a CDS encoding alginate lyase family protein, which yields MTLSAGWYLRRLSRMGPREVGGRAGDAVRRRRWRSARPDCPSVTGARFTAVLPAGTIAAVPPDAAKRLIAEADRLMYGHVEYFGVVRDDLADPDWWCDPKTGRRAPWGYAFDVPYRNEDAVGDIKQIWELSRHQYLTVLAAAYAVTGNERYAERVAEHLRSWWAANAPLRGVHWISGIELGIRLLSWVWIRRLLDGWPGVAGLFEGNPVALNQIWHHQRWLAAFPSRGSSANNHVIAEAAGQFAAACAFGWFPSSARWRAGALQSLERHLRSNTFDSGLNRELATEYHGLVLELGLAAVAEADAAGVPVPASIRLVLLRMTDALAAIVDSRLRPPRQGDADDGHGLVLDGAGTDRWASLLATGDAVFGRLAWWPAVTGTDVRTPMLAALIRPYAKDGTAPAVTRPASRPGHFADAGMTILRGPEEIWCRCDGGPHGFLSIAAHAHADALSLEVRHDGVDVLADPGTYCYHGQPEWRQYFRSTLGHNTLQLDGGDQSVSGGPFLWTRHTRSRVLVPDTSGTSDGGTARWCAEHDGYQRSVHRRLVELTAAAKELRVVDEVRGPRRAARLAFHLGPAIAADLVGNRAVLTWTRDGEDRSAVLDLPGQLSWRAHRGESDPPLGWYSAGFGRKEPTTTLVGTGFADGTALLGEFTTVLKFRG from the coding sequence ATGACCCTGAGCGCGGGCTGGTACCTGCGACGCTTGTCCCGGATGGGACCGCGGGAGGTCGGCGGCCGGGCGGGCGACGCGGTGCGCAGGCGGCGGTGGCGGTCTGCGCGGCCGGACTGCCCGAGCGTGACCGGCGCCCGGTTCACCGCGGTACTGCCCGCCGGGACGATCGCCGCGGTGCCACCGGACGCCGCGAAACGTCTCATCGCCGAGGCGGACCGGCTGATGTACGGGCACGTCGAGTATTTCGGGGTGGTCCGCGACGACCTGGCCGACCCGGACTGGTGGTGCGACCCGAAGACCGGGCGCCGGGCTCCGTGGGGCTACGCCTTCGACGTGCCGTACCGGAACGAGGACGCGGTCGGGGACATCAAGCAGATCTGGGAGCTGTCCCGGCATCAGTACCTCACCGTGCTCGCCGCCGCCTACGCGGTCACCGGGAACGAGCGGTACGCCGAGCGAGTGGCCGAGCACCTGCGGTCGTGGTGGGCGGCCAACGCGCCGCTGCGCGGAGTGCACTGGATCAGCGGCATCGAGCTGGGGATCCGGCTGCTGTCCTGGGTGTGGATCCGCCGGCTGCTCGACGGCTGGCCGGGCGTGGCCGGGTTGTTCGAGGGCAACCCGGTGGCGCTGAACCAGATCTGGCACCACCAGCGCTGGCTGGCCGCCTTCCCCAGCCGGGGGTCTTCGGCGAACAACCACGTCATCGCCGAGGCCGCCGGGCAGTTCGCAGCGGCCTGCGCGTTCGGGTGGTTCCCCTCCTCGGCGCGTTGGCGAGCCGGCGCGCTGCAGTCACTGGAGCGGCATCTGCGAAGCAACACCTTCGACTCCGGCCTCAACCGCGAGCTGGCCACCGAGTATCACGGACTGGTGCTGGAACTCGGCCTGGCCGCGGTGGCCGAGGCGGATGCCGCCGGCGTGCCGGTCCCCGCGTCGATCCGGCTGGTGCTGCTGCGGATGACCGACGCGCTCGCGGCCATCGTGGACAGCCGGTTACGGCCGCCGCGCCAGGGGGACGCGGACGACGGACACGGTCTGGTCCTGGACGGCGCGGGCACCGACCGCTGGGCCTCGCTGCTGGCCACCGGGGACGCCGTGTTCGGCCGGCTCGCCTGGTGGCCGGCGGTGACCGGCACCGATGTGCGCACCCCGATGCTGGCCGCGCTCATCCGGCCGTACGCGAAAGATGGAACCGCACCGGCCGTGACCCGACCGGCAAGCCGACCAGGCCACTTCGCCGACGCGGGCATGACCATCCTGCGCGGTCCGGAAGAGATCTGGTGCCGCTGCGACGGTGGTCCGCACGGCTTCCTGTCCATCGCCGCGCATGCCCACGCGGACGCGCTGTCCCTGGAGGTCCGGCACGACGGGGTCGACGTGCTCGCCGACCCGGGAACGTACTGCTACCACGGGCAGCCCGAGTGGCGGCAATATTTCCGGTCGACCCTGGGCCACAACACCCTGCAATTGGACGGCGGTGACCAGTCCGTCTCCGGCGGCCCCTTCCTGTGGACCCGGCATACCCGCAGCCGCGTCCTGGTCCCGGACACATCCGGCACCTCCGACGGGGGGACGGCCCGCTGGTGTGCCGAGCACGACGGTTACCAACGCTCCGTGCACCGCCGCCTGGTGGAGCTGACGGCCGCAGCTAAGGAGCTGCGGGTGGTTGACGAGGTGCGCGGCCCGCGCCGGGCCGCCCGCCTGGCGTTTCACCTCGGCCCGGCGATCGCCGCGGACCTGGTGGGGAACCGGGCAGTGCTCACCTGGACCCGGGACGGCGAGGACCGCTCCGCGGTGCTCGACCTGCCCGGGCAGCTGTCCTGGCGGGCGCATCGCGGCGAGAGTGACCCGCCGCTGGGCTGGTACTCCGCCGGCTTCGGGCGCAAGGAACCCACCACAACGCTGGTCGGCACCGGCTTCGCCGACGGCACTGCGCTGTTGGGGGAGTTCACCACCGTACTCAAGTTCCGCGGCTAG